A DNA window from Chelativorans sp. AA-79 contains the following coding sequences:
- a CDS encoding lipid A biosynthesis lauroyl acyltransferase, with the protein MKRFLRKLGRRLKTAEHWLTAQVALAVLWLLRLLPPDAALNFAERVARRIGPWTGRHRVALGNLRRAYPEKPEAELEAIASDMWANMARLAVEYVFLDKLFDFDPDSPVPGRVEVSGIDIFLRIREENRPHIFFTAHLGNFEFLPIAAATFGLQVTSLFRPPNNPYIADYIHKTRRSSMGGLLASRSGAALQLARVLEEGGNIGALVDQKFMGGVRTRFFGRECNTSPLVPKLARHYDCDVYPAHCIRLPGGRYRLEVSEKLDLPRGGDGAVDVQKTAQLLNDVVEGWVRADPGQWMWFHKRWQIR; encoded by the coding sequence ATGAAGCGCTTCCTCCGCAAGCTCGGCCGCAGGCTCAAGACCGCCGAGCATTGGCTGACGGCGCAGGTGGCGCTTGCCGTCCTTTGGCTGCTCCGGCTGCTGCCGCCGGATGCGGCGCTGAACTTCGCCGAGCGCGTCGCGCGCCGGATCGGACCCTGGACGGGGCGGCACCGGGTGGCGCTCGGCAATCTGCGCCGCGCCTATCCGGAAAAGCCGGAGGCGGAACTCGAAGCCATCGCCTCGGACATGTGGGCGAACATGGCGCGGCTCGCGGTCGAATATGTCTTTCTCGACAAGCTCTTCGACTTCGATCCCGACAGCCCTGTGCCGGGCCGCGTGGAGGTCTCCGGCATCGACATTTTCCTGCGCATACGCGAGGAGAATCGCCCGCACATCTTCTTCACCGCCCATCTCGGCAATTTCGAATTCCTGCCCATCGCGGCAGCGACCTTCGGCCTGCAGGTCACCTCTCTCTTCCGGCCGCCGAACAACCCTTATATCGCCGATTACATCCACAAGACGCGCCGCTCCTCCATGGGCGGGCTTCTCGCATCGCGCTCGGGCGCAGCCCTCCAGCTCGCGCGCGTGCTGGAGGAAGGCGGCAATATCGGCGCGCTGGTGGACCAGAAATTCATGGGCGGCGTGCGCACCCGCTTCTTCGGCCGCGAATGCAACACCAGCCCGCTCGTGCCCAAGCTCGCGCGCCATTACGACTGCGACGTCTATCCCGCCCACTGCATCCGCCTGCCCGGCGGACGCTACCGTCTGGAAGTGAGCGAAAAGCTCGACCTGCCCCGCGGCGGGGATGGCGCCGTCGACGTGCAGAAGACGGCGCAACTCCTGAACGACGTGGTGGAAGGCTGGGTGCGTGCCGATCCCGGCCAGTGGATGTGGTTCCACAAACGCTGGCAGATCCGCTGA
- a CDS encoding zinc-binding dehydrogenase encodes MRALQLIADRKLEIADISPPPPPAHGEVTVRISAVALNHIDVWGWRGMAFAKRKLPLTVGAEASGRVDAIGPGVMGLAPGQLVSIYGARTCGLCRPCREGRDNLCENVGGVHGFHLDGFAQEKINLPARLLVPAPPGVDEIGAAVAPVTFGTVEHMLFDNAKLEPGETILVHAGGSGIGSAAIQLARRMGCTVITTVGSNEKIERAKALGADHVINYREDRFEGAVRKITKKRGVDVVFEHVGADTWAGSMLSLRRGGRLVTCGSTSGVSTSINLMQLFQQQLKILGSFGCRMENMADAMQKMAAGLVSPVIDTEVGFEEIDRALARMEGRDVFGKIILRVG; translated from the coding sequence ATGCGCGCACTCCAGCTCATCGCCGACCGCAAGCTTGAGATTGCGGACATTTCCCCGCCCCCTCCTCCCGCCCACGGCGAAGTGACGGTCCGCATTTCGGCCGTGGCGCTCAATCACATCGACGTGTGGGGTTGGCGTGGCATGGCCTTTGCCAAGCGCAAGCTGCCGCTCACGGTGGGTGCCGAGGCGTCCGGCCGGGTGGATGCGATCGGCCCCGGCGTCATGGGCCTGGCGCCCGGCCAGCTCGTATCCATCTACGGCGCACGCACCTGCGGTCTTTGCCGCCCCTGCCGCGAGGGCCGCGACAATCTGTGCGAGAATGTGGGCGGCGTGCACGGCTTCCATCTCGACGGCTTCGCGCAGGAGAAGATCAACCTGCCGGCCCGCCTCCTCGTACCCGCGCCGCCCGGCGTGGACGAGATCGGGGCGGCGGTCGCCCCTGTCACCTTCGGCACGGTCGAGCATATGCTGTTCGACAACGCGAAGCTCGAGCCGGGCGAGACGATCCTGGTCCATGCCGGCGGCTCGGGCATCGGCTCGGCCGCGATCCAGCTCGCCAGGCGCATGGGCTGCACGGTGATCACCACCGTGGGCTCGAACGAGAAGATCGAGAGGGCGAAGGCGCTCGGCGCCGATCACGTGATCAACTATCGCGAGGACCGTTTCGAAGGCGCCGTGCGCAAGATCACGAAGAAGCGCGGCGTGGATGTGGTGTTCGAGCATGTGGGCGCGGACACCTGGGCTGGATCCATGCTGTCGCTCCGCCGGGGCGGGCGGCTCGTCACCTGCGGATCCACCTCGGGTGTGTCCACCAGCATCAACCTGATGCAGCTCTTCCAGCAGCAGCTAAAGATCCTGGGTTCCTTCGGCTGCCGCATGGAGAACATGGCGGATGCCATGCAGAAGATGGCGGCGGGCCTCGTTTCGCCGGTGATCGACACCGAAGTCGGCTTCGAGGAGATCGACAGGGCCCTCGCCCGCATGGAAGGCCGCGACGTCTTCGGCAAGATCATCTTGCGCGTCGGCTGA
- a CDS encoding L,D-transpeptidase produces the protein MKKLIWSVVAAAAVTTFLAGEAFAGNLEAKVSLSKQVMTVKKGGKVLYRWPVSTARKGYVTPRGSWKPTRMHRMWHSRKYEMAPMPHAVFYHGGYAVHGTSAVKALGRPASHGCVRLHPDNAAQFYSLVQKIGPANTRIVVTE, from the coding sequence ATGAAAAAGCTGATTTGGAGCGTCGTCGCCGCGGCGGCCGTCACCACCTTCCTTGCCGGAGAGGCGTTCGCGGGCAATCTGGAGGCAAAAGTGAGCCTGTCCAAACAGGTCATGACGGTCAAGAAGGGCGGCAAGGTCCTTTACCGCTGGCCGGTCTCGACGGCGCGCAAGGGCTATGTCACGCCGCGCGGCAGCTGGAAGCCGACGCGCATGCACCGCATGTGGCACTCGCGCAAATACGAGATGGCGCCCATGCCGCACGCGGTCTTCTACCATGGCGGCTACGCAGTCCACGGCACATCCGCCGTGAAGGCGCTGGGGCGCCCGGCCTCGCACGGATGCGTGCGGCTCCACCCGGACAACGCAGCGCAGTTCTATTCGCTCGTGCAGAAGATCGGACCGGCCAACACGCGCATCGTCGTGACGGAGTGA
- a CDS encoding beta-ketoacyl-ACP synthase produces MNQTDVVITGIGVVSSLGLGAEAHWQALTGREPMPVIDRERFAPYIVHPLPEIDWSTQIPKRGDQRQMETWQRLGTYTAGLALDDAGLKDDEALCASMDMIVAAGGGERDVAVDQAILDASLNRNDHDVLLNEKLTTELRPTLFLAQLSNLLAGNISIVHKVTGSSRTFMGEDGAGVSAVETAAARIRAGQSTHLLVGAAFQTEHPDMLLAYELGGYLQRERWSPVWQRNKDLGGGVITGSGAAFLVLESREHAEKRGRIPYAAIGAVASGRSRRSGDALKDEFQRMLASVAGERKPILTISGASGAHAPTEAEKAALEDSGAVARAFSGITGHLKEAQFPFAVALAALAIRNGQAYPAFDPSVEKPFETAPKTMLATSVGYNCFEGVGLVVEA; encoded by the coding sequence ATGAACCAGACGGACGTCGTCATCACCGGCATCGGTGTCGTCTCCTCGCTGGGCCTCGGCGCTGAGGCGCACTGGCAGGCGCTCACCGGGCGCGAGCCGATGCCGGTCATCGATCGCGAGCGCTTTGCGCCCTACATCGTCCATCCCCTGCCCGAGATCGACTGGAGCACGCAGATTCCCAAGCGGGGCGACCAGCGCCAGATGGAGACATGGCAGCGGCTGGGCACCTACACGGCGGGGCTCGCGCTTGATGATGCCGGGCTAAAGGACGACGAGGCGCTCTGCGCTTCCATGGACATGATCGTGGCCGCCGGCGGCGGCGAGCGCGACGTGGCGGTGGACCAGGCGATCCTGGACGCCTCGCTCAACCGCAACGACCATGACGTGCTCCTGAACGAGAAGCTCACCACCGAGCTTCGCCCCACGCTCTTCCTGGCCCAGCTTTCCAATCTCCTGGCAGGCAACATCTCCATCGTTCACAAGGTCACCGGCTCCTCCCGCACCTTCATGGGCGAGGACGGCGCCGGCGTTTCGGCCGTCGAGACCGCGGCGGCGCGCATCCGCGCCGGCCAGTCGACGCATCTCCTGGTGGGCGCGGCCTTTCAGACCGAGCATCCGGACATGCTGCTCGCCTACGAGCTCGGCGGCTATCTCCAGCGTGAGAGATGGTCGCCCGTCTGGCAGCGTAACAAGGATCTGGGCGGCGGCGTGATCACCGGCTCGGGCGCTGCTTTTCTCGTGCTCGAATCGCGCGAACATGCCGAAAAGCGCGGCCGCATACCCTATGCGGCGATCGGCGCCGTGGCTTCCGGCCGCTCCCGGCGCAGCGGCGATGCCCTGAAGGATGAGTTTCAACGCATGCTCGCCTCGGTCGCGGGCGAGCGGAAGCCCATCCTGACAATCTCCGGCGCCTCCGGCGCCCACGCCCCGACGGAAGCGGAAAAAGCCGCGCTCGAAGACAGCGGAGCTGTGGCACGAGCCTTCTCCGGCATCACCGGTCATCTGAAGGAGGCGCAGTTCCCCTTCGCCGTGGCGCTGGCGGCCCTCGCCATCCGCAACGGACAAGCCTATCCCGCCTTCGATCCCTCGGTCGAGAAGCCGTTCGAAACCGCGCCCAAGACCATGCTCGCCACGTCCGTCGGCTACAACTGCTTCGAAGGCGTCGGGCTCGTCGTCGAGGCCTGA
- a CDS encoding AEC family transporter: MSSLVETVAFVFALVALGYLSGWSGFLKEETGAGLSDFAVSVAVPLLLFRTMADASFADSLPLHLWATYFTAVAVTWVLAQLTIVHVFGRDSRAGVVGGLSGSFSNLALLGIPFTLGIFGQQGFEVLSLILSVHLPIMIAASIVLFSWFGDKDAPHGLGAVVRDFVANVATNPLIIGIVAGLLWRAAGVEMPSLMTRLVDALADVAAPVALFAMGLGLRRYGISGNIRPAIAMAAFKLLLMPVLALLMAKTMGLTGMSAKVVVAAASLPIGVNPYLIATRFGTGQALASNSMSISTALAFFTTAFWLAVAEWAFG, translated from the coding sequence ATGTCTTCTCTCGTCGAAACAGTCGCGTTCGTCTTCGCGCTGGTTGCACTTGGTTATCTGAGCGGATGGTCCGGCTTCCTCAAGGAGGAGACCGGTGCCGGGCTGAGCGATTTCGCCGTCTCGGTGGCCGTGCCGCTGCTTCTCTTCCGCACCATGGCGGATGCCAGTTTCGCCGATAGCCTGCCGCTCCATCTCTGGGCGACCTATTTCACCGCCGTGGCGGTGACATGGGTCCTGGCGCAGCTCACGATCGTGCATGTCTTCGGGCGCGACAGCCGCGCCGGCGTCGTCGGCGGACTTTCCGGCAGCTTCTCGAATCTGGCGCTCCTCGGCATCCCCTTCACGCTCGGCATTTTCGGGCAGCAGGGTTTCGAGGTCCTCTCGCTTATCCTCTCCGTCCACTTGCCGATCATGATCGCCGCGTCGATTGTTCTTTTCTCCTGGTTCGGCGACAAGGACGCTCCGCACGGCCTCGGTGCGGTGGTGCGGGACTTCGTCGCCAACGTCGCCACGAACCCGCTGATCATCGGCATCGTGGCGGGACTCCTTTGGCGCGCGGCCGGTGTGGAGATGCCTTCGCTCATGACAAGGCTCGTGGACGCGCTTGCCGATGTCGCAGCGCCGGTCGCACTCTTCGCCATGGGGCTGGGGCTCCGGCGCTACGGCATCAGCGGCAATATCCGTCCGGCGATCGCGATGGCGGCCTTCAAGCTGCTTCTGATGCCGGTGCTCGCCCTTTTGATGGCAAAGACGATGGGCCTCACCGGCATGAGTGCCAAGGTGGTGGTCGCCGCCGCTTCCCTGCCGATCGGCGTCAACCCCTATCTCATCGCCACCCGCTTCGGCACAGGCCAGGCGTTGGCCTCCAATTCCATGAGCATCAGCACCGCGCTTGCCTTCTTCACGACCGCCTTCTGGCTCGCGGTGGCGGAGTGGGCGTTCGGCTGA
- a CDS encoding beta-ketoacyl-ACP synthase → MKTTDSFGRPLVAVTGMGVVTSLGQGKKDNWEALTGGRSGIHPIARFPTDHLATTIAGTIEFLPESSGGASALTFALADFAADEAIGEAGLAQADFGGPLFLAAPPVELDWHNRLSLYAQSDRSNGWRSLIEAARKANEEALFDESQFAAIADRLAEKYGTRGLPITLSTACASGATAIQLGTEAIRRGECDRALAIGADGSATAEALIRFSLLSALSTQNERPEKASKPFSKDRDGFVLAEGSGALVLESLESALSRGAEVLGILRGCGEKADDFHRTRSKPDGSPAIAAVRAALQDAGMSEDEIAYVNAHGTSTPENDKMEHLSLSTVFGERMRSIPISSNKSMIGHTLSAAGAVEAVFSLLTMREGVIPPTINYENPDPSIDLDVVPNTKRDADVATVLSNSFGFGGQNTCLVMAREAG, encoded by the coding sequence ATGAAGACCACCGACAGTTTCGGACGACCGCTCGTCGCCGTCACCGGCATGGGGGTCGTCACCTCGCTCGGCCAGGGCAAGAAGGACAATTGGGAGGCGCTGACCGGCGGGCGCTCCGGCATCCACCCGATCGCCCGCTTCCCCACCGATCATCTGGCCACGACGATCGCCGGCACCATCGAATTTCTGCCGGAAAGCAGTGGTGGGGCCAGCGCGCTCACCTTCGCTCTCGCCGATTTCGCCGCGGATGAAGCGATCGGCGAGGCCGGGCTGGCGCAGGCCGATTTCGGCGGCCCGCTGTTCCTCGCCGCCCCGCCGGTGGAACTCGATTGGCACAACCGGCTCAGCCTCTACGCGCAATCCGACCGTTCCAACGGTTGGCGCAGCCTGATCGAAGCCGCGCGCAAGGCGAATGAGGAAGCGCTGTTCGACGAAAGCCAGTTCGCCGCGATCGCCGACCGGCTGGCGGAGAAATACGGCACGCGCGGCCTGCCGATCACGCTTTCCACCGCCTGCGCTTCGGGCGCCACGGCGATCCAGCTCGGCACGGAGGCGATCCGCCGCGGCGAATGCGACCGGGCGCTTGCCATCGGCGCCGACGGCTCGGCGACCGCCGAGGCGCTCATTCGCTTTTCGCTTCTTTCCGCGCTCTCGACGCAAAACGAGCGGCCGGAAAAAGCCTCCAAGCCCTTCTCGAAGGATCGCGACGGCTTCGTTCTGGCGGAAGGTTCGGGCGCTCTGGTGCTGGAATCGCTGGAAAGCGCGCTTTCGCGCGGCGCGGAGGTTTTGGGCATCCTGCGCGGCTGCGGCGAGAAGGCGGACGATTTCCACCGCACCCGCTCCAAGCCCGACGGCTCGCCGGCCATCGCCGCCGTGCGCGCCGCGCTCCAGGATGCCGGCATGTCGGAAGACGAGATCGCCTATGTGAACGCCCACGGCACCTCGACGCCCGAAAACGACAAGATGGAGCATCTCTCGCTCTCCACCGTCTTCGGCGAGCGCATGCGCAGCATCCCGATTTCCTCCAACAAGTCGATGATCGGCCACACGCTTTCGGCCGCCGGCGCGGTCGAGGCGGTCTTCTCGCTCCTGACCATGCGCGAGGGGGTCATCCCGCCCACCATCAATTACGAGAACCCGGACCCGTCCATCGATCTCGACGTGGTCCCGAACACGAAGCGTGACGCGGACGTGGCGACGGTGCTCTCCAATTCCTTCGGCTTCGGCGGCCAGAACACGTGCCTGGTGATGGCGAGGGAGGCGGGGTGA
- a CDS encoding acetylornithine deacetylase/succinyl-diaminopimelate desuccinylase family protein, whose translation MNDDLAKAVSDRREELVALTVELIRFPTVNPPGEAYTPCAEYLNGKLAARGFETRLIRGEGAPGDSDRYPRTNVVARREGRRPGPTVHFNSHIDVVEAGEGWTVDPFAGVVRDGKVFGRGACDMKGGLAASIIAVDAFMAVHPDFPGAIEISGTVDEESGGYGGVAHLARQGFFSRPRVDHVIIPEPLNKDRICLGHRGVWWAEIETGGSIAHGSMPFLGDSAIRHMAAVLHAFEEELYPALDCKRTEMPVVPEGARRSTMNINSIHGGQTEDFFPGLPSPNVADSCRLVIDRRFLIEESLEEVKGEVVAILERLKRERPRFSYSLRDLMEVLPTMTDRGAPVPQALAAAIRQVFGREPDYVISPGTYDQKHVARIGHLHDCVAYGPGVLDLAHRPDEWVGIEDMLESATVMAMSLDTLLRGIG comes from the coding sequence ATGAACGACGATCTGGCCAAAGCCGTCAGTGATCGCAGGGAAGAGCTTGTCGCGCTCACGGTCGAACTGATCCGCTTTCCCACCGTGAACCCGCCCGGCGAGGCCTACACGCCCTGCGCGGAATACCTGAACGGGAAGCTCGCCGCGCGCGGGTTCGAAACGAGGCTCATCCGCGGCGAAGGCGCGCCCGGCGACAGCGACCGCTATCCGCGGACCAATGTGGTCGCCCGGCGCGAAGGCCGGCGGCCCGGCCCGACCGTCCATTTCAACTCGCATATCGACGTGGTGGAGGCCGGAGAGGGCTGGACGGTCGATCCCTTCGCCGGCGTGGTGCGGGACGGAAAGGTGTTCGGCCGCGGCGCCTGTGACATGAAAGGCGGGCTCGCCGCCTCCATCATCGCGGTCGACGCCTTCATGGCCGTCCATCCGGATTTCCCCGGAGCAATCGAGATCTCCGGCACGGTGGACGAGGAGTCCGGCGGCTATGGCGGCGTGGCGCATCTGGCACGGCAGGGCTTCTTCTCCAGGCCCCGTGTCGATCACGTCATCATCCCCGAGCCGCTGAACAAGGACCGCATCTGTCTCGGCCATCGCGGCGTGTGGTGGGCGGAGATCGAGACCGGCGGCTCGATCGCCCATGGCTCCATGCCCTTCCTCGGCGATTCTGCGATCCGCCACATGGCGGCGGTGCTCCACGCCTTCGAGGAAGAGCTTTACCCCGCCCTCGATTGCAAGCGGACGGAGATGCCCGTGGTGCCCGAGGGCGCGCGCCGCTCCACCATGAACATCAACTCCATCCATGGTGGCCAGACGGAGGATTTCTTTCCGGGCCTCCCCTCCCCCAATGTGGCCGATTCCTGCCGCTTGGTGATCGACCGCCGCTTCCTCATCGAGGAAAGCCTCGAGGAGGTGAAGGGCGAGGTGGTCGCGATCCTGGAGCGGCTGAAACGCGAGCGCCCGCGCTTCAGCTATTCGCTCCGCGACCTGATGGAGGTGCTGCCCACCATGACGGATCGCGGTGCACCGGTGCCGCAGGCGCTCGCCGCCGCCATCCGCCAAGTCTTCGGCAGGGAGCCTGACTACGTGATTTCGCCCGGCACCTACGACCAGAAGCACGTCGCCCGCATCGGCCACCTGCACGATTGCGTGGCCTACGGGCCGGGCGTCCTCGACCTCGCGCATCGGCCGGACGAATGGGTGGGGATCGAGGACATGCTGGAATCGGCGACCGTGATGGCGATGAGCCTGGATACGCTGCTGAGAGGTATCGGGTGA
- a CDS encoding acyl carrier protein, producing the protein MTTTFDKVADIIAETSEIDRDKITPESHTIDDLGIDSLDFLDIVFAIDKEFGIKVPLEKWTQEVNDGKVDGEEYFVMKNLCAKIDALVAAKAAS; encoded by the coding sequence GTGACGACGACATTCGACAAGGTTGCCGATATCATCGCCGAGACGAGCGAGATCGACCGCGACAAGATCACTCCCGAAAGCCACACGATCGACGATCTGGGCATCGACAGCCTGGACTTCCTCGACATCGTCTTCGCGATCGACAAGGAATTCGGCATCAAGGTGCCGCTCGAGAAGTGGACGCAGGAAGTGAATGACGGCAAGGTGGACGGCGAGGAATACTTCGTCATGAAGAACCTGTGCGCCAAGATCGACGCGCTGGTCGCCGCCAAGGCCGCAAGCTGA
- a CDS encoding histidine phosphatase family protein, which translates to MIRTAATVFLLLLACLSAAATEAGWALLREGGQVVLISNANAPGHGDPANFDIESCATQRNLSDRGRQQARRMGALFFARAAPIEEVLTSRYCRAVETATLAFGDAEPLDALDYFEPGSEAGEAQLEALRERVTAYTGAGNLVMVTHPEVIESLTGVLPREAEAVILSRSAERIDVAARIRFN; encoded by the coding sequence ATGATCCGTACCGCAGCAACCGTCTTCCTGCTCCTCCTTGCCTGCCTTTCCGCTGCGGCGACGGAGGCGGGCTGGGCACTTCTGCGCGAGGGCGGACAGGTGGTGCTCATCAGCAACGCCAACGCACCCGGACACGGCGACCCCGCGAATTTCGACATCGAATCCTGCGCCACCCAGCGCAATCTGTCGGATCGGGGCCGGCAGCAGGCCCGTCGCATGGGCGCGCTCTTCTTTGCCCGGGCGGCACCGATCGAGGAGGTACTGACAAGCCGCTATTGTCGGGCCGTCGAAACGGCAACGCTTGCTTTCGGCGATGCGGAACCCCTCGATGCCCTCGACTACTTCGAGCCGGGCTCCGAAGCAGGGGAAGCGCAGCTGGAGGCGCTGCGCGAGCGCGTGACGGCCTATACGGGCGCCGGCAATCTGGTCATGGTGACGCATCCCGAGGTGATCGAATCCCTTACCGGAGTGCTCCCGCGCGAGGCCGAAGCGGTGATCCTTTCACGGTCTGCGGAGCGGATCGATGTGGCTGCGCGGATCAGGTTCAACTAG